A section of the Spirosoma oryzicola genome encodes:
- a CDS encoding PAS domain-containing protein, with product MTPNKAATWAFLAGGGELGDLMRNKDWSNTSIGAPDQWTPSLRATVGVCLNAHTPALIWWGSGHVMLYNDAYRLILGDKHPKALGSEGRAVWPEIWATLGPRLKAVLTRGEADWSENELLLVNRRGLPEAAYFSCSHSPIYDESGGIGGVFCLATETTDSWLRRRQRQELEEAGRKKELSLATLFEQVTVGVAILGLDPAFTVELATPFYHQVVGRPANQLVGKPLLEALPELAGQGFEGRLKQVTTTGVAYKSGETPVHLMRRGQLETSYVDFVYQPRYETNKSITGVIIIVTDITPAVRARQRLESNERLLSAIIQQTPLGVGIFSGPEFTVEMANPTICQLWGRTHQQVIDKPLFTVLPEATGQGFEELLQGVYKTGFAFEGHELPVTLERNGQLKTVYFNFVYDALRNVEGGIERTMVIATEVTRARQDRQQTEVSEARLRSLFQQAPVAIAIMRGPTFVVELANPLICTLWNRTQAQLLGNPIFGVLTESAGHGFEELLTGVLHTGVPFVGHELPVPFQRDGQVQPVYVNFVYEPLRDRPDGPISGIVVVGTDVTEQVLIRQQTERLLVQERELNELKSNFVTLASHEFRTPMGTILSSASLIGRYNGPDEDDKRERHVQRIKSAVHGLTGLLNDFLSLSQMEQSTLHGCPQPLHIVTFCQEVIDDMQALIKPGQRIVYTHLSGEPAVSLDGQMLKNILINLLVNASKYSANGKAIDLSTAVAGDQFQLTVRDQGIGIPDADKDKLFINFFRARNVNHVSGTGLGLYVVKRYVDLLGGTVSFTSQLDSGTIFTVHLPLTPPSHENHSGD from the coding sequence ATGACGCCGAATAAAGCAGCAACATGGGCTTTCTTGGCCGGGGGGGGGGAGCTAGGCGACCTTATGCGTAACAAAGACTGGTCAAATACCTCCATTGGAGCTCCTGACCAGTGGACTCCGAGCTTGCGGGCTACTGTAGGCGTGTGTCTCAATGCCCACACGCCCGCCCTGATCTGGTGGGGATCTGGACACGTGATGCTCTACAACGATGCCTACCGGCTGATTCTAGGCGATAAGCACCCCAAAGCATTGGGCAGTGAAGGGCGTGCGGTTTGGCCCGAAATATGGGCTACTTTGGGTCCAAGGCTTAAGGCTGTACTCACACGGGGTGAAGCGGACTGGTCGGAGAATGAATTGCTGCTGGTCAACCGGCGCGGTTTACCCGAGGCGGCTTACTTTAGTTGTTCCCACAGCCCGATTTACGACGAATCGGGCGGCATTGGGGGCGTCTTCTGCCTGGCTACCGAAACGACCGACTCCTGGCTACGCCGGCGGCAACGGCAGGAGCTTGAAGAAGCCGGGCGGAAAAAAGAACTAAGTCTGGCTACTCTATTTGAACAGGTAACCGTCGGGGTAGCTATTCTGGGGTTGGACCCCGCCTTTACCGTTGAACTAGCCACCCCCTTTTACCACCAAGTTGTTGGACGACCGGCCAACCAACTGGTAGGCAAACCGCTGCTGGAGGCCTTGCCTGAGCTGGCCGGCCAGGGCTTTGAGGGGCGATTGAAGCAGGTAACAACAACGGGCGTCGCCTACAAGAGTGGAGAAACGCCTGTCCACCTGATGCGCCGTGGCCAGCTCGAAACAAGCTACGTCGACTTTGTGTACCAACCCCGCTACGAAACCAATAAATCCATTACGGGGGTAATCATCATCGTAACCGACATTACCCCGGCGGTGCGGGCGCGCCAACGCTTGGAAAGCAACGAACGACTGCTCAGTGCCATCATCCAACAAACACCCTTGGGCGTGGGCATCTTTAGCGGCCCCGAATTCACTGTCGAAATGGCCAACCCGACCATCTGCCAGCTTTGGGGACGTACCCATCAACAAGTAATCGACAAGCCTTTATTTACCGTCTTACCCGAAGCCACCGGCCAGGGGTTTGAAGAACTCCTACAGGGTGTCTATAAAACCGGCTTTGCTTTCGAGGGCCACGAACTACCCGTCACCTTGGAGCGTAATGGCCAATTGAAGACGGTGTACTTCAACTTTGTCTACGATGCCCTGCGGAACGTGGAGGGGGGCATCGAGCGAACCATGGTCATCGCCACCGAGGTAACCCGAGCCCGGCAGGACCGCCAGCAAACCGAAGTCAGCGAAGCCAGGCTGCGCAGTCTGTTTCAACAGGCTCCGGTGGCCATCGCTATTATGCGCGGTCCCACCTTCGTGGTCGAACTGGCCAATCCGCTTATCTGTACCCTCTGGAACCGCACCCAAGCCCAACTCCTGGGCAACCCAATTTTCGGGGTACTAACCGAAAGCGCCGGGCATGGGTTTGAGGAACTGCTAACCGGCGTATTGCATACCGGGGTGCCGTTTGTGGGCCATGAATTACCCGTACCCTTTCAGCGCGACGGGCAGGTTCAACCCGTTTACGTTAACTTCGTTTACGAACCGCTGCGCGACCGGCCCGATGGCCCCATCTCCGGCATCGTCGTGGTTGGAACCGACGTAACCGAACAGGTGCTGATCCGTCAGCAGACCGAGCGGCTGCTGGTGCAGGAGCGCGAGCTCAACGAGCTGAAGTCTAACTTTGTCACCCTAGCCTCCCACGAATTTCGCACCCCGATGGGCACCATTCTCTCGTCGGCCTCGCTGATCGGTCGCTACAACGGCCCCGACGAGGACGATAAACGGGAGCGGCACGTGCAGCGTATCAAATCGGCGGTGCATGGGCTAACCGGACTGCTGAATGATTTTCTCTCGCTTAGTCAGATGGAACAATCCACCCTGCACGGCTGCCCGCAGCCATTGCATATTGTTACCTTCTGCCAGGAAGTCATCGACGATATGCAGGCCTTGATTAAACCTGGTCAGCGCATCGTTTACACCCATCTATCGGGTGAACCGGCTGTTTCGCTCGACGGACAAATGCTTAAAAATATTCTTATCAATCTACTGGTTAACGCCAGTAAATACTCGGCCAATGGCAAAGCGATCGACCTGAGTACGGCCGTGGCGGGCGATCAGTTCCAGCTGACGGTCCGCGACCAGGGCATCGGCATTCCTGACGCCGACAAGGATAAACTGTTCATTAATTTTTTCCGGGCCCGTAACGTCAATCACGTCTCGGGTACGGGTTTGGGCCTGTATGTGGTTAAACGCTACGTCGATCTGCTGGGGGGAACCGTTAGCTTTACCAGCCAGCTCGATTCGGGCACCATCTTCACCGTCCACCTCCCCCTAACCCCCCCTTCCCATGAAAACCATTCTGGTGATTGA
- a CDS encoding response regulator, whose product MKTILVIEDTPAMRENISEILQLAPYQVVQAANGREGIEQARQIHPDLILCDIKMPELDGFGVLHILRKDPTLAGIPFIFLTAKVEAADFRAGMNLGADDYLTKPFDDLTLLNAVELRLKKDAAVPPHPAEVSIPLGHLTKALLEGNDIRQFLCDYYPTTHYNRKHRLFTAGSRPTVVYFIQQGKGKLFQADAAGNEYITGLVGPGDFVGYRALLEEEPYTETAELLEEAQVCSIPKADLKTLLDHQSAVANQFFRMLAGDVAELQERLLKLAYQSVRKRVAEALLMVERKFYPQSEGRTTGDTVRSESLRFGHPDANTSSVMTLSRENWSHLVGASTETVIRILGDLRKEGLIEINASQITLLDIDKLTHLKR is encoded by the coding sequence ATGAAAACCATTCTGGTGATTGAAGACACCCCGGCAATGCGGGAAAACATCAGCGAAATCCTCCAGTTAGCTCCTTATCAGGTCGTTCAGGCGGCTAACGGCAGGGAGGGGATCGAACAGGCCCGCCAAATCCACCCGGACCTGATTCTGTGCGACATTAAAATGCCTGAACTCGATGGTTTCGGCGTCTTGCACATCCTGCGAAAGGACCCCACCTTAGCTGGTATTCCGTTCATTTTTCTGACGGCGAAAGTCGAAGCGGCTGATTTTCGGGCGGGCATGAACCTGGGCGCGGACGATTACTTGACCAAGCCCTTCGACGACCTTACCCTGCTCAATGCAGTGGAGTTGAGGCTCAAAAAAGACGCAGCGGTACCGCCCCATCCCGCTGAGGTTTCTATCCCCTTAGGCCACCTGACGAAAGCTCTCTTGGAGGGAAACGATATCCGCCAGTTTCTGTGCGATTATTACCCAACGACACACTATAACCGTAAACACCGTTTGTTTACGGCGGGGAGCAGGCCGACTGTGGTGTATTTTATCCAGCAGGGAAAGGGTAAACTTTTCCAGGCGGATGCAGCCGGGAATGAATACATCACGGGCCTAGTTGGTCCGGGCGATTTTGTGGGATACCGGGCGCTACTGGAAGAAGAGCCCTACACCGAGACAGCCGAACTACTGGAAGAAGCGCAGGTCTGTAGTATTCCCAAAGCGGACCTGAAGACCCTACTTGATCACCAGTCGGCTGTGGCCAACCAATTTTTTCGGATGCTGGCTGGCGACGTCGCCGAGCTTCAAGAACGGCTGCTGAAGCTTGCCTATCAATCGGTCCGCAAACGAGTGGCCGAAGCTCTGTTGATGGTTGAGCGAAAATTTTATCCGCAGTCGGAAGGCCGCACCACCGGCGATACGGTGCGGTCAGAAAGCCTCCGTTTCGGCCATCCGGACGCTAACACGTCCTCAGTGATGACTCTGTCGCGTGAGAACTGGTCACACTTGGTAGGAGCCTCAACCGAAACGGTCATTCGTATTTTGGGCGATTTACGGAAGGAAGGGCTGATTGAAATCAATGCCAGCCAGATTACGTTGCTTGACATTGACAAACTCACTCATCTTAAGCGCTGA
- a CDS encoding GNAT family N-acetyltransferase, giving the protein MLYRNADLTLLVSAHADEQAIALLQQTTYGTEGIRYQQTGQEAKLNRLNNPFFFHLYQHQTLIGLYCLDQRAVGFPDASISGYYGRYLAVHQNVQGRGYGQLLKTTAVNYVNQHVSTPHLFYSYIESRNTRSMAASIKENFTSIARLKTFMFRRFSPHKDTRFIQASLTDSSRNLQLVQRQYTDYGFQNFLNINYKNNYFALEEDGHLLVGVQANLIIWKLVHIPGKFGSFIHYVAPFLPGLRRFFNPARQSFVALEGVYIAEGQTQLLPVLLESVLAHFDVYTAMWQIDEKDPLINLLNSPKMGRFSQFQPGVTTHLMVKDLDRPSHIQLGKEPAYVSCFDYS; this is encoded by the coding sequence ATGCTTTATCGCAACGCCGACTTAACACTACTCGTCTCGGCCCATGCCGATGAGCAGGCAATAGCGTTGCTCCAGCAAACAACTTATGGTACCGAAGGTATTCGTTATCAGCAAACGGGTCAGGAGGCTAAACTAAACCGGCTAAATAATCCCTTCTTTTTTCACCTTTACCAACATCAAACGTTGATTGGATTATATTGTCTGGATCAACGGGCCGTTGGTTTTCCTGACGCTTCCATCTCGGGCTACTACGGCCGCTACCTGGCCGTTCATCAAAACGTGCAGGGACGCGGGTACGGCCAACTATTGAAAACAACGGCTGTCAACTACGTTAATCAGCATGTGTCGACTCCCCACCTGTTCTATTCCTACATCGAATCTAGGAACACCCGCTCCATGGCCGCGTCGATCAAGGAAAACTTTACATCGATAGCCAGGCTGAAAACCTTTATGTTCAGACGCTTTTCGCCCCATAAAGATACCCGCTTTATCCAGGCCTCATTAACCGACTCAAGTCGAAACTTGCAGCTAGTTCAACGTCAGTATACCGACTATGGCTTTCAGAACTTCTTGAACATCAATTATAAAAACAACTACTTTGCCCTTGAAGAAGATGGTCATCTACTCGTAGGGGTTCAGGCCAATCTAATCATCTGGAAGTTAGTCCACATCCCAGGGAAGTTCGGCTCATTCATTCACTATGTAGCTCCCTTTTTACCTGGCTTGCGTCGTTTCTTCAATCCAGCAAGACAGTCGTTTGTCGCGCTTGAAGGCGTTTATATTGCGGAAGGCCAGACACAGCTGCTACCTGTTTTGCTGGAAAGTGTACTGGCTCACTTTGATGTTTATACCGCCATGTGGCAGATTGACGAGAAGGACCCTTTAATCAATTTATTAAATAGTCCAAAGATGGGTCGCTTTAGCCAGTTTCAGCCGGGTGTTACGACGCACCTCATGGTAAAAGATCTTGACCGACCTTCCCATATTCAATTAGGTAAGGAACCGGCCTATGTATCCTGCTTTGACTATTCCTAA
- a CDS encoding sensor histidine kinase has protein sequence MNQAETQLKQLLERSRQQLTRPFSNVQRRLLYVINITYLILTPLFLASEKLATGTYVPDNRLWFIYGLVWLANLISGIYAFFTLAENQLTFFGRPLNLSTLKHSKRTENALRWISVVSVMFMSVANMLGIGNPSNDSLLTDFALAHSLIVLAAMILGRPAMFTWAAVVIGLLVWVTFGKLEGYSYRYNYLTPDESVRYQTALTQRKAWALDRQAILKANHLNPPQASRYFNTWLIFIVVATATAYYFAGVALDLFKIIPEVTEDIKDAIEATKVAEERRLLQQQETLTTELKALKAQVNPHFLYNTLNYFYIRSQEVDPELADSIIKLSGIMRYSMREDFNTARLSEEINYMQQFISLHQVRYPLQIRFNVTGDVESKNILPFLLIGLVENAFKHGNMTDPNYPFVVDIKATDDRIEFFTSNLKNKKQRFESNHIGLTNTRQRLERAYEQYSFDINETDDTFSCNLLLLNQRL, from the coding sequence ATGAACCAAGCCGAAACGCAATTAAAACAGTTACTCGAACGATCCCGCCAGCAGCTGACACGGCCTTTTTCTAACGTTCAACGTCGATTATTGTACGTCATTAATATTACGTACCTGATTTTAACACCCCTCTTTTTAGCGAGCGAAAAGCTGGCCACCGGCACTTACGTACCTGACAATCGGCTTTGGTTCATATACGGGCTTGTTTGGTTAGCTAACCTTATTTCGGGGATTTATGCTTTCTTCACGTTGGCTGAAAATCAACTTACTTTTTTTGGTAGACCCTTGAATCTATCAACGCTGAAACACAGCAAACGCACCGAAAATGCTCTACGCTGGATCAGTGTGGTATCCGTCATGTTCATGAGTGTAGCCAATATGCTTGGCATTGGTAATCCATCCAATGATTCGTTGTTGACCGATTTTGCCCTTGCTCACTCACTCATTGTGTTAGCGGCCATGATATTAGGACGACCGGCGATGTTCACCTGGGCAGCTGTTGTGATCGGGCTATTGGTATGGGTAACGTTTGGGAAGTTAGAGGGCTACTCCTATCGTTATAACTACCTGACACCCGATGAATCCGTTCGTTATCAAACAGCATTAACTCAACGAAAAGCTTGGGCGCTGGACCGTCAGGCCATCCTGAAGGCTAACCACCTTAATCCGCCACAAGCTTCGCGATACTTTAATACATGGTTGATTTTCATCGTCGTCGCTACGGCCACTGCCTACTATTTCGCCGGTGTTGCGCTTGATTTGTTTAAAATTATACCAGAAGTAACCGAAGATATAAAGGATGCCATTGAGGCCACTAAAGTAGCCGAAGAACGGCGTCTATTGCAACAGCAGGAAACATTGACTACTGAATTGAAAGCACTTAAGGCGCAAGTCAATCCGCACTTCCTGTACAACACGCTAAATTATTTTTATATCAGATCTCAGGAGGTGGACCCTGAACTAGCTGACTCAATCATTAAACTGTCTGGAATTATGCGCTACAGCATGCGCGAAGACTTTAATACGGCCAGACTATCCGAGGAAATAAACTACATGCAACAGTTCATTAGTCTGCACCAGGTACGGTATCCTCTGCAAATACGATTTAACGTGACCGGTGATGTAGAGTCAAAGAACATACTTCCTTTTTTGCTCATTGGCCTGGTAGAAAATGCGTTTAAACACGGCAATATGACTGACCCTAACTATCCATTTGTGGTTGACATCAAGGCCACCGATGATCGAATTGAGTTCTTTACCTCAAATCTGAAAAATAAAAAGCAGCGGTTTGAGAGCAACCATATTGGTCTCACCAACACCCGGCAACGGCTCGAGCGTGCTTATGAGCAATACTCATTCGATATTAATGAGACGGATGATACCTTTTCCTGTAACCTACTTTTACTTAATCAACGGCTATGA
- a CDS encoding LytR/AlgR family response regulator transcription factor — protein MTCIILDDEEICVNQLRKFIEKVPTLHLKACFTNPSDAIVYLEREKVDLVFVDMEMPNLSLDGLDFVRILGDSQNYIFTTAHPKYASPSYEHKAIDFLEKPFSFERFSIAVQRAKQLLEGIKRDDSPAPDNYTFVRVDGNLQRVDFSDLCWVESERNGIWFYTETNRFHSALTISDIGMRLPQHQFFRIHKSYIIPVNKAEVINKYSICILRQGKLQEIPIGDTYRKEFITFIENKVMKK, from the coding sequence ATGACCTGTATAATACTCGATGACGAAGAAATTTGCGTGAATCAGCTCCGGAAGTTCATTGAAAAAGTACCCACCTTGCACCTAAAAGCTTGTTTTACAAATCCGAGTGATGCTATTGTGTACCTTGAGCGGGAAAAGGTTGACCTTGTTTTTGTAGATATGGAGATGCCCAACTTATCACTTGACGGGCTGGACTTCGTTCGAATTCTAGGCGATTCTCAGAATTACATATTTACTACGGCACACCCAAAGTATGCGTCACCAAGTTATGAACATAAAGCCATTGACTTCCTTGAAAAACCATTTTCATTTGAGCGGTTTTCAATAGCTGTTCAGCGAGCAAAACAGCTACTAGAAGGAATTAAACGAGACGATTCTCCAGCTCCAGACAACTACACATTTGTCCGGGTAGATGGCAATTTACAACGGGTTGATTTTAGCGATTTATGCTGGGTTGAAAGTGAGCGGAATGGTATCTGGTTCTATACGGAAACAAACCGCTTTCATTCCGCCTTAACTATTAGTGATATTGGGATGCGTCTACCGCAACATCAATTCTTTCGCATTCACAAATCCTATATCATTCCTGTCAATAAGGCAGAGGTGATTAATAAGTATTCGATTTGCATTCTTAGGCAGGGGAAGCTTCAGGAGATACCGATTGGAGATACATACCGAAAAGAGTTTATTACATTTATTGAAAATAAGGTGATGAAAAAGTAG
- a CDS encoding toprim domain-containing protein has translation MLTTKPQLSDYKQKIDLVQFLETEGFTKDRRKSTRRWPVLENAEGRKLIIGNNQKTNEYFYYNPEDRRDRGTIVDYVIDKLHIDTATREGWQQLHEFIGRYTGDLSHLANSRSTGTVESQPPAEATRSKAMSHYFRLDPLTNTDYLMEKRGLTIDTIGHRAFIGKIFNKTFVSKKTGETVINTVFPMESEQGITAILLKNDSPTGLVNGHTWGERLESIWVSNLPKGHQPKEMLICESPIDALSYHQLHPPEEPYDRVYVSTGGQPSSLQPLTVQRLIDRVKPEQVILGHDNDNSGIRFNIGWSGRLQLPGQSIEQANHQLSINHNKHSNILSIDVYGLPVEEAERKLHLESLQEKVLTTLNKGYTPDMNRATADAIMHQGNHSLLTIHLPNHRPMLTRIEKLSIKWRGLTDKLVVKRPFAKDWNEELQTQKANVERPQPTLRNTPSKATPQKLM, from the coding sequence ATGCTGACTACAAAGCCGCAGTTATCCGACTACAAGCAGAAGATTGACCTGGTGCAGTTTCTGGAGACAGAAGGTTTCACGAAGGACCGGCGAAAATCGACCCGGCGCTGGCCAGTGCTTGAAAACGCTGAAGGTCGAAAGCTCATCATCGGCAACAATCAAAAAACAAACGAATACTTTTATTATAACCCAGAGGACCGCCGTGATCGGGGGACGATTGTTGATTATGTAATTGATAAACTACACATCGACACGGCAACACGGGAGGGCTGGCAGCAGCTTCACGAGTTTATTGGCCGGTACACGGGTGATTTATCACACCTTGCTAATAGCCGTTCCACTGGTACGGTTGAAAGTCAGCCGCCCGCTGAAGCGACCCGAAGTAAGGCCATGTCTCATTACTTCAGGCTTGATCCGTTAACGAACACGGATTATCTCATGGAAAAGCGAGGATTAACGATCGATACAATTGGCCACCGGGCGTTTATTGGCAAAATTTTCAACAAGACGTTTGTTAGTAAGAAGACAGGGGAAACGGTTATCAACACAGTATTCCCAATGGAGAGTGAACAGGGCATCACGGCCATTTTACTGAAAAACGACAGTCCAACGGGTTTAGTTAATGGACATACTTGGGGCGAACGCCTGGAGAGTATCTGGGTGTCGAATCTGCCCAAAGGCCATCAACCCAAAGAAATGCTGATTTGTGAGAGTCCGATTGACGCCTTGTCCTATCACCAGCTTCACCCACCGGAGGAACCTTACGACCGGGTCTATGTGTCTACTGGTGGGCAACCTTCTTCACTTCAGCCCCTTACCGTACAACGGTTAATTGACCGGGTGAAGCCGGAGCAAGTTATTCTCGGACACGATAATGATAACAGCGGTATTCGCTTCAATATTGGCTGGTCAGGTCGACTCCAACTTCCCGGCCAATCCATTGAGCAGGCGAATCACCAGTTGAGCATCAATCACAACAAACACAGTAACATTTTATCAATTGACGTATATGGGTTACCGGTTGAAGAAGCAGAACGTAAGTTGCACCTTGAATCATTACAAGAAAAAGTGTTGACAACCTTAAACAAAGGGTACACACCGGACATGAATCGAGCGACGGCGGATGCTATTATGCATCAGGGAAACCATAGCTTACTGACTATTCATTTGCCCAACCACCGCCCTATGCTGACCCGAATTGAAAAACTGTCCATCAAATGGCGGGGTCTAACCGACAAACTGGTTGTCAAACGTCCCTTTGCAAAGGATTGGAACGAAGAGCTTCAAACGCAAAAAGCAAATGTCGAGCGGCCTCAACCCACTTTGAGGAACACACCTTCTAAAGCTACGCCACAAAAATTAATGTAG